A genomic region of Ovis aries strain OAR_USU_Benz2616 breed Rambouillet chromosome 20, ARS-UI_Ramb_v3.0, whole genome shotgun sequence contains the following coding sequences:
- the LOC101109746 gene encoding HLA class II histocompatibility antigen, DM beta chain isoform X3 — MTVLLPLLLGLSLGRTGAGGFVAHVESTCLLDDDGNPKEFTYCVSFNKDLLTCWDPLQASMVPREFGVLNGLAKYLSDSLNSDDVLIQRLSSGLQDCAVHTQPFWSSLTHRTRPPTVQVARTTPFNTRESVMLACYVWGFYPADVAITWRRNGQEVLPHGTAWRVIQPNGDWTYQTVSHLATTPSFGDTYTCVVEHIGAPELILQDWSYIFLPGSTYPEGHHD, encoded by the exons ATGACTGTCCTCTTGCCGCTGCTGCTGGGCCTCAGCCTGGGCCGCACCGGAGCAG GTGGCTTTGTGGCACACGTGGAAAGCACCTGTCTGTTGGACGATGATGGGAATCCAAAAGAGTTCACGTATTGCGTCTCCTTCAACAAGGACTTGCTGACCTGCTGGGATCCCCTGCAGGCCAGTATGGTTCCTCGTGAATTTGGGGTGCTGAACGGCTTGGCCAAGTACCTCTCAGATTCCCTCAACAGTGACGATGTCCTGATCCAGCGCTTGTCCAGTGGTCTGCAGGACTGTGCCGTGCACACCCAGCCCTTCTGGAGCTCTCTGACCCACAGGACAC GCCCACCGACCGTGCAGGTAGCCAGAACCACTCCTTTTAACACGAGGGAGTCTGTGATGCTGGCCTGCTACGTGTGGGGCTTCTACCCAGCGGACGTGGCCATCACGTGGAGGAGGAACGGGCAGGAGGTCCTCCCACACGGCACAGCCTGGAGGGTCATCCAGCCCAATGGAGACTGGACGTACCAGACCGTCTCCCATCTGGCCACAACCCCCTCTTTTGGGGACACCTACACCTGTGTGGTCGAGCACATTGGGGCTCCTGAACTCATCCTTCAGGACTGGA GCTACATTTTCCTCCCGGGGTCCACTTATCCAGAAG gTCATCACGATTGA
- the LOC101109746 gene encoding HLA class II histocompatibility antigen, DM beta chain isoform X2: MTVLLPLLLGLSLGRTGAGGFVAHVESTCLLDDDGNPKEFTYCVSFNKDLLTCWDPLQASMVPREFGVLNGLAKYLSDSLNSDDVLIQRLSSGLQDCAVHTQPFWSSLTHRTRPPTVQVARTTPFNTRESVMLACYVWGFYPADVAITWRRNGQEVLPHGTAWRVIQPNGDWTYQTVSHLATTPSFGDTYTCVVEHIGAPELILQDWTPGLLPVQAVKVSLSLVTLVLGFIVFVFGLRSWQRAASSGYIFLPGSTYPEGHHD, translated from the exons ATGACTGTCCTCTTGCCGCTGCTGCTGGGCCTCAGCCTGGGCCGCACCGGAGCAG GTGGCTTTGTGGCACACGTGGAAAGCACCTGTCTGTTGGACGATGATGGGAATCCAAAAGAGTTCACGTATTGCGTCTCCTTCAACAAGGACTTGCTGACCTGCTGGGATCCCCTGCAGGCCAGTATGGTTCCTCGTGAATTTGGGGTGCTGAACGGCTTGGCCAAGTACCTCTCAGATTCCCTCAACAGTGACGATGTCCTGATCCAGCGCTTGTCCAGTGGTCTGCAGGACTGTGCCGTGCACACCCAGCCCTTCTGGAGCTCTCTGACCCACAGGACAC GCCCACCGACCGTGCAGGTAGCCAGAACCACTCCTTTTAACACGAGGGAGTCTGTGATGCTGGCCTGCTACGTGTGGGGCTTCTACCCAGCGGACGTGGCCATCACGTGGAGGAGGAACGGGCAGGAGGTCCTCCCACACGGCACAGCCTGGAGGGTCATCCAGCCCAATGGAGACTGGACGTACCAGACCGTCTCCCATCTGGCCACAACCCCCTCTTTTGGGGACACCTACACCTGTGTGGTCGAGCACATTGGGGCTCCTGAACTCATCCTTCAGGACTGGA CTCCTGGGCTGTTGCCTGTGCAGGCGGTGAAGGTTTCCTTGTCTCTGGTAACGCTGGTCCTGGGCTTCATCGTCTTCGTTTTTGGTCTGCGCAGTTGGCAGAGAGCCGCCTCCTCCG GCTACATTTTCCTCCCGGGGTCCACTTATCCAGAAG gTCATCACGATTGA
- the LOC101109746 gene encoding HLA class II histocompatibility antigen, DM beta chain isoform X1 — MTVLLPLLLGLSLGRTGAGGFVAHVESTCLLDDDGNPKEFTYCVSFNKDLLTCWDPLQASMVPREFGVLNGLAKYLSDSLNSDDVLIQRLSSGLQDCAVHTQPFWSSLTHRTRPPTVQVARTTPFNTRESVMLACYVWGFYPADVAITWRRNGQEVLPHGTAWRVIQPNGDWTYQTVSHLATTPSFGDTYTCVVEHIGAPELILQDWRGPGLIPGQGIETHTCCSSVANKNNKKQRPTASGLEKAMAAHSSTLAWKIPWTEEPGGLQSVGSLSRTRLSDFTFTFHFHALGKEMATHSSVLAWRIPGTGEPGGLPSLGSHRVGHD, encoded by the exons ATGACTGTCCTCTTGCCGCTGCTGCTGGGCCTCAGCCTGGGCCGCACCGGAGCAG GTGGCTTTGTGGCACACGTGGAAAGCACCTGTCTGTTGGACGATGATGGGAATCCAAAAGAGTTCACGTATTGCGTCTCCTTCAACAAGGACTTGCTGACCTGCTGGGATCCCCTGCAGGCCAGTATGGTTCCTCGTGAATTTGGGGTGCTGAACGGCTTGGCCAAGTACCTCTCAGATTCCCTCAACAGTGACGATGTCCTGATCCAGCGCTTGTCCAGTGGTCTGCAGGACTGTGCCGTGCACACCCAGCCCTTCTGGAGCTCTCTGACCCACAGGACAC GCCCACCGACCGTGCAGGTAGCCAGAACCACTCCTTTTAACACGAGGGAGTCTGTGATGCTGGCCTGCTACGTGTGGGGCTTCTACCCAGCGGACGTGGCCATCACGTGGAGGAGGAACGGGCAGGAGGTCCTCCCACACGGCACAGCCTGGAGGGTCATCCAGCCCAATGGAGACTGGACGTACCAGACCGTCTCCCATCTGGCCACAACCCCCTCTTTTGGGGACACCTACACCTGTGTGGTCGAGCACATTGGGGCTCCTGAACTCATCCTTCAGGACTGGA ggggcccaggtttgatccctggtcagggaattgagaCCCACACGTGCTGCTCTAGCGTGgccaacaaaaacaacaaaaagcagaGACCTACTGCAAgtgggttggagaaggcaatggcagcccactccagtactcttgcctggaaaatcccatggacagaggagcctggtgggctgcagtccgtggggtcgctgagtcggacacgactgagcgactttactttcacttttcactttcatgcattggggaaggaaatggcaacccactccagtgttcttgcctggagaatcccagggacgggggagcctggtgggctgccgtctctggggtcgcacagagtcggacacgactga